One Streptomyces sp. CG4 genomic window, GGGCGACACCCTGCGCCGGCATGTCACGGCCCAACGCGCCTACTACGCCTGGGTGATCGACGGCCTGCCCCGCTCACCCCTCATCGAGGCCGCCTTCGACCGCCTGGAGCAGCTGTGGCCGAGCGAGACGGGCGAATCCGTCCTCAGCTGGGGTGACGCCCGCATCGGCAACATCGTGTACGACGGGTTCGACCCCGTCGCCGTCCTGGACTGGGAGATGGCGGCACTCGCCCCGCGCGAGGTCGACCTCGGCTGGACCGTCTATCTGCACCGCTTCTTCCACGACCTCTCGGTCGCCTCCGGACAGCGCGGACTCCCGGACTTCCTGCGCCGCGACCGCGTCGAGGCCCGCTACGCCCGCCTGACCGGCCACACCCCGCGCGACATGGACTTCCACACCCTCTACGCGGCCCTGCGGCACGCGATCGTCATGCTGCGCGTCGCCTACCGTCAGGCGCACTTCGGAGAGGTCGCCGTCCCGGCGGACCCGGACACGCTGATCCTGCACCACGACAGCCTGCGCGCCATGGTGCAGGGCACGTACTGGGATTGAGCCGGATCCGGCCGGGAGGGGCTCAGGCGGCGGCCTGGCCGCGCATCGCCGGTACGCGCATCGGGCGCGAGCCCGGGCCGCCGACGTGCGAGAAGGGCTGCGTCCGCCAGTCCAGGCCCTGGGGGAGCGTCAGCAGCAGGGCGGTGTCCTGCTCCTGCGGCTCGGCGGACTCGTCCGCGGGGCGGGCCTCGGCCGCCGAACGGCCCGTACCCGCACAGACCGTGAGCCCGAACGGGTTCCACGGCGAGGCGCACAGCGCGTGCTCCGGCAGGATCTCCTCGTCCGCCAGCAGCGCGATCGGCTGGGCGCAGTCCGGGCAGATCACCCGGTACCCCTCGAAGGTCTCGTAGGCGTCGAGTTCGTCGTCGAGGGCGTCGGTCTCGATGCCCTCCGGTTCGGGCTCGGCGGCCTGCTGCCGCTTGGACGTGGCTCGACCAGGGTGATGGACACTCTGCATGGGATTCTCCCCCTAAGGCTGGGCCGTGAAGGCGCTGCGGCCTCGACCACAGCAAGCACTTCCCGTCCGCTCTCGGCGGTAATCACGAGAACATCACGGAGCCCGTTCGAGGCGTGTGTCGTTCGTCACATGCCTCATGCAGATGCGCGGTGCGGGCCCGCTGCGGCGCTTTTTGTATCGAACCGGCCATGACCTGCGCTCTCGGCTATCCCGGAGGATCAAGCGCACTGTAGGTTTTGGCGCCATGGAGGAGCTGGACCGACAGATCGTGCAGCTGCTCGTCAAGGACGGGCGGATGAGCTACACAGACCTGGGCAAGGCCACGGGCCTGTCCACGTCGGCCGTGCACCAGCGGGTGCGCCGGCTGGAACAGCGTGGCGTCATCCGCGGCTATGCCGCGGTGGTCGACCCCGAGGCCGTCGGGCTGCCGCTCACCGCGTTCATCTCGGTGAAACCGTTCGACCCCAGCGCCCCCGACGACATCGCGGACCGGCTCGCCGGCGTCCCCGAGATCGAGGCCTGTCACAGCGTCGCCGGCGACGAGAACTACATCCTCAAGGTCCGCGTGGCCACCCCCCACGAACTGGAGGAACTCCTGGCCCGGCTGCGCGGCCTGGCAGGGGTGTCGACGCGGACGACGGTGGTCCTGTCCACACCGTACGAGGCACGGCCGCCGCGGATCTGATCACCGCGTGCGGGGGCGCCTCGCGGGCGCCCCGGGTACAACTCGCGCCGACCGGGGCGGGAAACTGTCCGCTATGAGTGAGCCCACCGCCGAGCCCCCCAAGACCGTCCTCCTGCGCCGAGGAGAGGTGCACAGCCCCGCGGACCCGTTCGCCACGGCGATGGTGGTGGAGCGCGGCCAAGTCGCCTGGGTCGGCTCCGAGGGCGCCGCCGACGCCTTCGCCGACGGCGTGGACGAGGTGATCGACCTCGACGGCGCCCTCGTCACCCCGGCCTTCACCGACGCCCATGTGCACACCACCGCCACCGGTCTCGCCCTGACCGGCCTGGACCTCTCCACGGCCCCCTCGCTGGACGCGGCGCTCGCCCTGGTCCGCGCCTTCGCCGCCGCCCGCCCGGACGACCGCGTCCTGCTGGGCCACGGCTGGGACGCCGCCCGCTGGCCCGGCGGCCGCCCGCCGACGCGCGCCGAACTCGACGAGGCCACCGGCGGCCGCCCGCTGTACCTCTCCCGTATCGACGTGCACTCGGCGGTCGTCACCACCGCCCTGCTGGACCTGGTCCCCGACGCCGTCCCGCGCACGGACGCCCCGCTCACCAAGGACGACCACCACGCCGTACGCCAGGCCGCGCTCGCCGCCATCACCCCGGCCCAGCGCGCCGAGGCCCAGCGCACCGCTCTCGCCCACGCGGCCTCCCTGGGCATCGGCTCGGTGCACGAGTGCGGCGGCCCGCAGATCTCCTCCGAGGACGACTTCACCGGTCTGCTGAAGCTCGCCGCCGAGGCGCCCGGGCCCCGTGTCGTGGGCTACTGGGCCGAGCAGAATGCCGACAGGGCACGGGAGCTGGGCGCCGTAGGCGCGGCCGGCGACCTCTTCGCCGACGGCGCCCTCGGCTCGCACACCGCCTGCCTGCACGAGCCGTACGCCGACGCCGACCACGCCGGCACCGCCTATCTGGACGCCGAGGCCGTCGCGGCCCATGTCGTCGTCTGCACGGAGGCGGGGCTGCAGGCCGGTTTCCACGCGATCGGCGACGCCGCCGTGAGCGCCGTCGTGGCGGGCGTGCGCGCCGCCGCCGAGAAGCTCGGTCTCGCCCGGATCCGCGCCGCCCGCCATCGCGTGGAGCACGCCGAGATGCTCACCCCCGAGACCGTCGCCGGCTTCGCCGAGCTGGGCCTCATCGCCTCCGTGCAGCCCGCCTTCGACGCGCTGTGGGGCGGCGAGGACGGCATGTACGCCCGGCGGCTGGGCGCCGAGCGGGCCCGCACCCTCAACCCCTTCGCGGCTCTGCTCCGCGCGGGCGTGCCGCTCGCCTTCGGCTCCGACAGCCCGGTCACCCCGCTCGACCCGTGGGGCACCGTCCGCGCCGCCGCCTTCCATCACACGCCCGGGCACCGGGTCTCCGTGCGCGCCGCGTTCACGGCACACACGCGTGGCGGCTGGCGGGCCATCGGCCGGGACGACGCGGGCGTCCTGGTGCCGGGCGCACCCGCCGACTATGCCGTCTGGCACACCGGCGAGCTGGTCGTCCAGGCCCCCGACGACCGGGTGGCCCGCTGGTCGACCGACCCGCGCTCGGGCACGCCCGGCCTGCCCGACCTCACCCCGGGCCGTGACCTGCCGGTCTGCCTGCGCACGGTGGTGGGCGGACGGACGGTGTTCGTAGGGCCGGGCGAGTGATCTACGGGCGGGGCGCGGCCGCGACCGGCCGCCGGCGCCCCGCCGCCCGACCTGCGCATCCTCGTCGACGAACCCGGCATCTTGGTCGTCGTAGCAGGTCAGAGGGCTGTTGACAGTCGACGGCCGAGGGCCGGTAGGTTCGGCCGAGTCCACCACCGGACGCCCGACCGGGGAGCGTTCGTGCAACTCGTCGCAGCGCCGCTGGGTCAGGGACGGTGTGCCGCACCGGGGCACCGTCGCTGGGAGCCAGGCTCAGCGCCCGCGCCGCCGAGGGAACGTTCCGGCCCGGCAAGGTGTGACCCGGGTGGGGCCCGTGCGCTCAGTAGACAACGGCTTTCGGTCGATCCGCAGCCAGCGGGTCCCAGGTCGGCCCGAAGGGCGCCGGGCCCCCATCCGCCGTGGCGGGGGAGCCGGGACAGCCGGCCGAGAAGGAGCCGAAGAGCGCATTCTTACCCCCCTCTAGCGGAATCGACACCGCTCTGGGAACGACCCGGTAGGTCATCCCAGGCCGTGACCACTATGGTGGACCCCTGCGTACGATCAGAAGGGGCAGCAGTGAACGACGGCGACGGGACCTTGGCGGCCAAGGACCAGGGGAGGCAGTTCGGTCCGCTCGGCACGGCCTTGGTGATCATTCCGACCTATAACGAGGCGGAGAACATCAAGACGATCGTCGGCCGGGTGCGCAAGTCCGTCCCCGAGGCGCACGTGCTGATCGCGGACGACAACAGCCCCGACGGCACCGGCAAGCTCGCCGACGAACTGGCCGCCGAGGACGAGAACGTCCAGGTCATGCACCGCAAGGGCAAGGAGGGCCTCGGCGCCGCGTACCTCGCGGGCTTCCGCTGGGGCCTGGAGCACGGCTACGGCGTGCTGATCGAGATGGACGCCGACGGCTCCCACCAGCCCGAGGAACTGCCCCGGCTGCTGACCGCCCTCAAGAGCGCCGACCTGGTGCTCGGCTCCCGCTGGGTGCCCGGTGGCCGCGTGGTGAACTGGCCCAAGTCCCGCGTGTTCATCTCCCGCGGCGGCAGCCTCTACTCCCGGCTCGCCCTGGACCTGCCGCTGCGCGACATCACCGGCGGCTACCGCGCGTTCCGCCGTGAGACCCTGCAGGGCCTGGGCCTGGACGAGGTCGCCTCGCAGGGCTACTGCTTCCAGGTCGACCTGGCTCGCCGCGCGGTCAAGTCCGGCTATCACGTGGTCGAGGTCCCGATCACCTTCGTCGAGCGGGAACTCGGCGACTCCAAGATGAGCAAGAACATCCTCGTCGAGGCGCTGTGGCGGGTCACCGCCTGGGGTGCCGCGGAGCGTGTCGCCAAGCTCAAGGGTCTGGCCGGGGGCCGGTCCGCCAAGCAGGCCTAGGCTCGCTCAGGTCGCCGCCCGGCTCCGGCCGGGCGTCCCCTTATCCCGAGCTGAGCCGCCGCCAGGCACACTGGGAGCATGACGACTGGCGCTCCGACCTCTCCGTACCCCACCACCCGGCCCCGGCGCTCCCGGCTGCGCAGGTTTCTGCCGCTGGGGGTCGCCGCCTGGCTGGTGCTGGAGATCTGGCTGCTGACCCTCGTCGCGGGCGCGGCCGGCGGGTTCGCCGTGTTCCTGCTGCTCGTCGCGGGCTTCGTGGCCGGCTCCGTGGTCATCAAGCGGGCCGGCCGCCGCGCCTTCCAGAGTCTGAACGAGGCGCTGCAGCGGGGCGGTTCGCCGAAGAGCGGCGGTGGCAACGGGCTCATGATGCTCGGTGGCCTGCTGCTGATGATCCCCGGTCTGGTCTCCGACGTGGCCGGCCTACTCCTGCTCGTCCCGCCGGTCCAGAAGGCCGTGAGCCGGTACGCCGAGAGAGCCCTGGACAAGAGGCTGCGCTCGGCGGCCCCGGGCGGCTTCGGTGACGCCTTCCAGCAGGCCCGTATCCACCGCCCCGACGGCAAGGTCGTACCGGGCGAGGTCATCCGGGAGGACGACCGCCCGGAGCCGGGGGAGCACTACTCGCCGCTGACGCGCTGAGCGCGCCCCGCATCCACACAAAACCGCGGGCGCCGTACGTGAAACTCACGTACGGCGCCCGCGGTTCTTCGTGTGCCGCGCTATGCAGACTTGCGGCTGTCCCGGGGGTGAACTGCGATGTTCATCGCCCCCGAGCGCAGGACCGCCAGGCGCTCCTCGAGGACCTCTTCGAGCTCCTCACGCGTGCGCCGCTCCATCAGCATGTCCCAGTGGGTACGCGCGGGCTTGGCCTTCTTCTCCTCAGGGCCGTCGCCGTCGACGAGGAGTGCCTGGGCCCCGCAGACCTTGCACTCCCACTCCGGCGGAATCTCCGCCTCGACCGAGAAGGGCATCTCGAAACGGTGCCCCTTCTCACATGCGTACTCCACGGCCTGGCGCGGGGCCAGGTCGATACCGCGGTCCGTCTCGTAGCTGGTCACCACGAGGCGCGTACCGCGAAGAGCTCGCTCACTCATGAATCGTGCCTCCCGGGCTTGTCGCCCACAGGACAGGTGTCGCTGTCGTCGTCATCCGGTCAACGTCCGGTCGGCGGTAAAGATTCCCGTTCCGTGTCCCGTTCCGGGTCATGCGTCGCCGTCGTAGCCGCAGCCTTGCTGACCAATGTCGTACCCACCGGCGCCCGGTTTGTCACATCTGCTAGCAGATGTCACCCAGCGTTTCGGCATCTTTGACGCGCAGTAACGGTACGCCTGGCGGGCCAAAGGCGTACACTACCGCCCTTTCGGGTTGAGCGCTAAATCGATGCTAAATCTTCCCGGGAACCGGGTTGCCCGCGGCATCGATCGCCCGGCGCACCGGGACCCGCGCGAGCAGGGCGAATCCGATGATGAAGAAGGCCACCAGCGAGATGATCGCGGACCGGTAGCTTCCGGTCAGCTGGTAGGTCATGCCGAACAGCAGCGGCCCGAGCCAGCTCATCCCGCGGTCGCTCATCTCGTACGCCGAGAAGTACTCGGCCTCCTTGCCGGGCGGCACGAGATGGGAGAACAGCGAGCGGGACAGCGCCTGGCTGCCGCCGAGGACCAGGCCGATCCCGCCGGCCAGCACGAAGAAGAACACCGGCGCCTTCGCGGGCAGGAAGTATCCGGCCGCCAGCGTGACCGTCCAGGCCACCAGCGAGCCCAGGATCGTGCGCTGGGCGCCGTACGTCCGGGCCAGCCGTCCCATCGCCAGTGCGCCGGCCACGGCCAGCACCTGCACCAGCAGCACGGCCACGATGAGCGTGGACTGGCCGAGGCCGAGTTCCTGCGAACCGTAGACGGAGGCCTGGGTGATCACCGTCTGGATGCCGTCGTTGTAGATCAGGTACGCCAGCAGGAAGGCGAGCGTCAGCGGGTAGCGGCGCATGTCCCGGGCCGTCGCCGCGAGCTGCTTGAGCCCGGGTGCTGCGGTGCGCTCCACGCGCGCGTGCCGGTCGCGCAGCCTGCGCAGCGGTACGAGTGTGAAGGCACCCCACCACAGGCCTGCCGAGGCCAGACAGATGCGGACCGCGGCCGTCTCGGTCAGGCCGAAGGAGTCGTGCGCCGAGTACAGGACCAGGTTGGCGACGAGGACCGTGGAGCCCGCTCCGTAGCCGAAGGCCCAGCCCC contains:
- a CDS encoding phosphotransferase family protein; this encodes MATAPRPRTTTRDPEELARRLTAWLGTRLPGAKATGVTGPASNGMSSETLLFDIEHPEAPWRACALRLAADPAAYTVFPSYDMARQYRTLRLVAEHTDVPVPRVLWLEEDPGPLGAPFFVMERVAGRVPPDVMPYTYEGSWLQAASDAEREHLEVATVGLLARLHDQVPWARAGFLALPGAGDTLRRHVTAQRAYYAWVIDGLPRSPLIEAAFDRLEQLWPSETGESVLSWGDARIGNIVYDGFDPVAVLDWEMAALAPREVDLGWTVYLHRFFHDLSVASGQRGLPDFLRRDRVEARYARLTGHTPRDMDFHTLYAALRHAIVMLRVAYRQAHFGEVAVPADPDTLILHHDSLRAMVQGTYWD
- a CDS encoding Lrp/AsnC family transcriptional regulator, with product MEELDRQIVQLLVKDGRMSYTDLGKATGLSTSAVHQRVRRLEQRGVIRGYAAVVDPEAVGLPLTAFISVKPFDPSAPDDIADRLAGVPEIEACHSVAGDENYILKVRVATPHELEELLARLRGLAGVSTRTTVVLSTPYEARPPRI
- a CDS encoding amidohydrolase encodes the protein MSEPTAEPPKTVLLRRGEVHSPADPFATAMVVERGQVAWVGSEGAADAFADGVDEVIDLDGALVTPAFTDAHVHTTATGLALTGLDLSTAPSLDAALALVRAFAAARPDDRVLLGHGWDAARWPGGRPPTRAELDEATGGRPLYLSRIDVHSAVVTTALLDLVPDAVPRTDAPLTKDDHHAVRQAALAAITPAQRAEAQRTALAHAASLGIGSVHECGGPQISSEDDFTGLLKLAAEAPGPRVVGYWAEQNADRARELGAVGAAGDLFADGALGSHTACLHEPYADADHAGTAYLDAEAVAAHVVVCTEAGLQAGFHAIGDAAVSAVVAGVRAAAEKLGLARIRAARHRVEHAEMLTPETVAGFAELGLIASVQPAFDALWGGEDGMYARRLGAERARTLNPFAALLRAGVPLAFGSDSPVTPLDPWGTVRAAAFHHTPGHRVSVRAAFTAHTRGGWRAIGRDDAGVLVPGAPADYAVWHTGELVVQAPDDRVARWSTDPRSGTPGLPDLTPGRDLPVCLRTVVGGRTVFVGPGE
- a CDS encoding polyprenol monophosphomannose synthase, which encodes MNDGDGTLAAKDQGRQFGPLGTALVIIPTYNEAENIKTIVGRVRKSVPEAHVLIADDNSPDGTGKLADELAAEDENVQVMHRKGKEGLGAAYLAGFRWGLEHGYGVLIEMDADGSHQPEELPRLLTALKSADLVLGSRWVPGGRVVNWPKSRVFISRGGSLYSRLALDLPLRDITGGYRAFRRETLQGLGLDEVASQGYCFQVDLARRAVKSGYHVVEVPITFVERELGDSKMSKNILVEALWRVTAWGAAERVAKLKGLAGGRSAKQA
- the fxsA gene encoding FxsA family membrane protein; translation: MTTGAPTSPYPTTRPRRSRLRRFLPLGVAAWLVLEIWLLTLVAGAAGGFAVFLLLVAGFVAGSVVIKRAGRRAFQSLNEALQRGGSPKSGGGNGLMMLGGLLLMIPGLVSDVAGLLLLVPPVQKAVSRYAERALDKRLRSAAPGGFGDAFQQARIHRPDGKVVPGEVIREDDRPEPGEHYSPLTR
- a CDS encoding RNA polymerase-binding protein RbpA translates to MSERALRGTRLVVTSYETDRGIDLAPRQAVEYACEKGHRFEMPFSVEAEIPPEWECKVCGAQALLVDGDGPEEKKAKPARTHWDMLMERRTREELEEVLEERLAVLRSGAMNIAVHPRDSRKSA
- a CDS encoding MFS transporter, whose product is METDTLRTRTADETAGLRREQRGWYFYDWACSVYSTSVVTVFLGPYLTAVAKRAADADGYVHPLGIPVRAGSFFAYSVSLSVILAVVVMPLVGSAADRTGRKKPLLAAAAYIGAAATTGMFFLDGDRYLLGGLLLVVANAAQAVGMMLYNSYLPQIAPPEERDAVSSRGWAFGYGAGSTVLVANLVLYSAHDSFGLTETAAVRICLASAGLWWGAFTLVPLRRLRDRHARVERTAAPGLKQLAATARDMRRYPLTLAFLLAYLIYNDGIQTVITQASVYGSQELGLGQSTLIVAVLLVQVLAVAGALAMGRLARTYGAQRTILGSLVAWTVTLAAGYFLPAKAPVFFFVLAGGIGLVLGGSQALSRSLFSHLVPPGKEAEYFSAYEMSDRGMSWLGPLLFGMTYQLTGSYRSAIISLVAFFIIGFALLARVPVRRAIDAAGNPVPGKI